The sequence TCTTGGACAAAGGGACTATCTGAATGAAAAAACAATTAAATATTTTATTCAGCTAGCAAAAGATCAACCCCATTATATTTGGGATACGTTTATGCGATTCGTTTCTGAGTCAACCCAAAATATCACTTCTTACTATGATCCTAAACTGGATTTTTGGAAAAAACAACAATATCCTGATCAATTGTATGGAAGAACTTATGTGGATATGATTAAGGCGTCTGCATCAGAGCTTATTGAAGTGGAAACTGAAAAGTTCCTCCAGGAATTGGAGAGTTACTCAAATGGTACTTCACCCTTAGTTAATGAAATTTTATTAGATGTCTTGCAGAATATTCCGATTGGGTATTCTGATTACGCTATTAATTGGCTAATAGAAAAACCACATACACGCTTCTTTAATTATACAGGGGATTCTGATGAGTATTTGTTGTCAAGTAAAAATATAATAGAAAAGCATTCAGAAACTTGCTCAGATGAAATGTTTAAAAAACTTGAAGATACAATTTATTATTATAATGAAGAAGATGAATTAGAGATTGCAAGGCGTAGATTTGTTTTCAATCGAGAAAACAGGATTAATCAAAAAAGGACAGTAGTGTATTGGCCATATTGGGGTGAGGTGCAAAATTTCTTGAATCCTGCTTTAGATTCGAAAAGAATATCTAGAGAAACACTCAATCTAAAAAGCATTCTATCAAGAAGGTTTGAGCGTAGTGAAACGCGACACAAGAAAAATAGAACAATTAGTGGTTGGGTTCGTTCTAATATTGGTGAAAAAGCTGAAAAAATTGATGATAAACAATGGTTAAGAATAATTATAAAGCAAAATGAGTATAAAAGGGAAAAATGGCCAGTGAATGAAAGTGCTTTTTTAGAGTCTTCGCCTGAACAGTTTTCTAGAGATCTAGAAAGAGTTGGTAAAAAGGAACCGGAGAGGTTTGCTAAAATAGCATTAAAACTCCCGGAGGATGTAGATAATGAATATGTTAATGCAATATTTAATATAATTGGAGAAAAAGAAACGGGTAGGGATATACTAGAAGAATCAAATTGGAAACCTGTGAAAGTTGATATAGCACAAAACTTATATTTAAAGTATGGAGCCAGAGAAAATGTTAATGTTGTAATGTCTTTTTGTAGGGGGCTTAAAAATAGAGCTGAAGAACCTTGGAATTTTGATATTATTAATAAAATAGCTTGTGTTGCCAAGAGTCATCCTCATCCAGAGTCTAGAGAGTTAAATGTGATGTCTTCGGAAGATCCTGAAGGTAAAACAGTCAATTCTATATTTTCGAACTCAATGAATTGTGTAAGAGGTTGTGCTGCTGAAACAATCGGGGCATTGCTTTGGGAGGATGAAAATAGATTTAGTTATTTAAAGGAAGCCGTAGAGTCTGTTGTAGATGATGAGAATGTAGCTGTAAATACCGCAGCCTTAGTTTGTATTACCCCTATTATTAATATTGATAAAGGATATGCTGCCGAATGTTTTTTAAAATTAGCTAACAAAGATATAAGGATTGTTGCTAGCCCATATGCGTATAATATATTTTATTATTTGTTCAAAGAAAACACGGATTCTATTAAAAGTCTTGTACTTAAGATGTATGAATCTGAATTTGAAGATGTAGCTAAGATAGGTGCAAATCATTTAGTGAATATGAACATGATCTATGGATGTTTTGAGGAAGTTATCTTTAATAATTTAGAGAATTCGAAATATCAAAAAGAAGGAATCATTGAATTGGCTATCAAATTTATGGGGCATCTAGAATATCATGAAAAGTGTAAAAAAATCCTTATGCATTTTCTAGATAAGAATGATGAGATAACTGATTTGTACGCCCAACTAATTTATAGAGAAACAATAAATATTGAAGAGGATATAGATCTATTATTAAAAATAGCGACTTCTAGGTCAAATAGATTTATTACACTACGCCTCATAGAATATCTTAATGAAAATGATATACCGATTAAAATGTTTAGAGATTTAATCTTTGGAGTATGTAAAAATATCATAGAGAACTCACAGAGCGAAGTTAAAGATGTTAGTAATGAACTGTATGGTGTAACTCCAGAACTATCTAAATTGATTGCAATGCTATATGACAGGACACATGACAACTTTGAAGTCAATCAACAATGTTTGGATATGTGGGATGAAATGTTTGAAAATCAGATTGGAACAGTGCGCGAATTAACTCAAGCAATAATGGATGTATAGTAGTTAATGAGTAAGCCCATGCGCGGGCATAACTTGATGCAGGCCATTGCACGGATCAACCGGGTGGGTTGATTGTCGACTATATTGGCATTGCCGATAGCTTGAAAGAAGCGTTGAAACAGTATACTGATAGCGACCGTGGTAATACGGGCATTGATACGTCACTCGCGGTAGATATTATGCTGGAGAAATTCGAGATTATTCAGGACATGCTGTACAAGCATAGCTATGATGATTTTCATTCCGATAAACCATCCGCGCGCATGAAAGCCATCACGCAGACAATGGATTTTGTTATCGGACTTGGCGAAGAAGAGAAGAAACGATTTATGCAAGTGGTTACTGAGTTAGCCAAAGTATTCGCACTGTGTGCAACCGAGCCAGAAGCACAAGAGTTGAATGCCGAAATCGGATTTTTCAAAGCAGTGAAAGCGAGGATTGTGAAACTGATTCCTGTAGAGGGAGCGAAAAAGACTTCTTTGCAAATCGATGCGCAGCTAAACCAGCTCATTTCGAAATCCGTCATTTCCGATGAAGTTATTGATATTTATACGTCACTCGGCATCGAAAATCCCGACATTTCGATACTGTCAGATGAGTTTTTGGAAGAAGTACGAGCTTTGTCAGAGAAGAATTTGGCGGTAGAGCTATTGAACCGTTTGCTGCAAGGCAAAGTGAAAAACGTGCAACGAACAAACTTAGTAAAGGCACAAAAATTCACCGACATGCTGAACAACGCTATCAATAAATACATCAAACGCGCCATTGAAACTTCCAAAGTCATTGAAGAACTAATCGCTCTGGCAAAGGAAATGAATGATTCCTATAAAGCAGGGGAAGCATCGGGGTTAATTAAAGAAGAGGTGGCCTTCTATGACGCCTTGGCCTCACATGATACGGCCGAACAAGTATTAGGTGACGACATCTTGAAAGTGATTGCGCATGAGCTGACGAAGGCAATCAAAGAGAACATGAGCATCGATTGGAATTTGCGTGACTCCGCGAGAGCAAAGATGAGGATTACAGTTCGGAGGCTGCTGAAGAAGTACGGCTATCCACCCGATTTGCAGAAGTTGGCGGTGGATACTGTGGTGAAGCAGGCGGAGTTGATGGCTAGTGGGATGGAAATAAAAGAATGATGTAAGGCCCCGGTGTTCAGAAATGGGTGATGGTTTTTTTTGTAAGATGAACAGATGAATGAATTGGCATTCCAAAAATACTTAGCCTTCACCCTATTCAATCTTGCAAATCTTTCACTATGAAATCTACTCGATTTCAACTGATATATACCTATTATTGAACGTGTGTTCGCTTTGTGTTATAATTAATCCAATAATCCGAAAAATATTATTGGAGGTGTTTTATTAAATGGTGGTGACATGGGTCAGAGAAGAAAAAACGCAATATGATGGGAATTCGGTGGACCAGGACGGTTTGTGGAAAAAAGTAATTGGAGAGTTGTTCGAAGAATTTTTACTGTTTTTCGCACCAGAATTGCATACGCGGGTTGATTTTAGTGTGGAGCCAGATTTTTTAGACAAGGAATTGTTTCAAGAAATCGTAGATAAGAAAAAAGGCAGACGTTTTGCTGATCGATTGGCAAAAGTTCATTTGAATGACGGAAAAGAGCAATGGATTCTTATCCATATTGAAGTGCAGAGTAAAAAAGAAACAGATTTTCCTGAACGAATGTTTCAATACTTTTATCGCATCTATGACCGCTATCAAGAGAAGATTGTCGCTATCGCTGTTCATACGTCCTTTAATCAGAGCGATATTCCAGAACGTTTTGAGTACGATTATTTTGGTACGCAGCTACATTATTCGTATAGAAATTACCGAACGGAAGCTTATCCAGACAATGAACTGGAACAATCCGATAATCTTTTTAGCCAAATTATCTTAGCTGCAAAAGCACTGCATCAAACAAAAGACGAAGACCATCAACGTTTTTTGTTCAAAAGAAAGCTAATGCGTGAACTTATCCGTAATCAAAACTATTCACGTACCGCAGTTCAAGCTGTTTTTCATTTCATTGATTACTTGTTACAATTACCAGAAGCGTATACAAAACGGTTATCTGAAGAAATTCGCCCAATGATTAGAGAGGAGACGGAGCTGATGGAGCTATACAATAAAGAAAATGCTTCCCCGACAATTCTGAATGCATTTGATTTGGAGTTGGAGAAGGGAATCGAACGGGGAATAGAATTTGAAAAAAGAGATATAACGAAGAAATTAATTTTGAAAAACATGGCACTTGAAACGATTGCGGAAATTACTGAACTTACGTTGGAACAGGTAAAGGAAATTCAGAAAACGTTGAACTAAGTCGGATAAGGGTAAGTACAAATAGATACAAATAAACCTGGTTTATCAGGAGGATTAGAAAAGAAGAGGTAATCACCATGGCCGAAATCAAATTCGACATTATCAAAAAAATTGCGGTTTTATCAGAAGGTAACAAGGGATGGAAGAAAGAATTGAATTTGATTAGCTGGAATGATCGAGATCCGGTTTATGATATCCGTGATTGGTCGGAGGACCATAAGAAGATGGGGAAGGGATCTACGTATACGTTGGGTGAGTTGCAGGTGCTGAAGGATAGTTTGCTGGAATTGACTGAACTTGAATAAATGAGGAGGGCTGTCCGTGAGTTTATTACTTGTGGATAGCTCTTTTTTATGTTTTTTTCGCAACGATGAACTGAAACTCGTCCTTGTCCGTGATATGTGGCTGACGGGGTTTGACGTCCCTTCCATGAGCACGATGTATATTGACAAGCCCATGCACGTACATAATTTGATGCAGGCCATTGCACGGGTCAACCAGGTGGGTTAATTGTCGACTATATTGGCATTGCCGATAGCTTAAAGGAAGCGTTGAAGCAGTATACCGATAGTGACCTCGGCAAATACGGGCATTGATACGTCATTCGCAGTAGATATCATGCTGGAGAAATTCGAGATTATTCAGGACATGCTGTACAAGCATAGCTACGATGATTTTCATTCCGATAAACCATCTGTGCGCATGAAAGCTATTACGCAGACTATGGATTTTATCATCGGACTTGGCGAGGAAGAGAAGAAACGATTTATGCAAGTCGTTACGGAATTGGCAAAAGCATTCGCGCTTTGTGCAACCGAGCCAGAAGAACAAGAATTGAATGCCGAAATTGGTTTTTTCAAAGCAGTGAAGGCGGGCATCGTGAACTGATTCTTGTAGAAGGAGCAAAAAAGACCTCATTGCAAATCGACGCACAGCTAAATCAGCTTATTTCAAAATCCGTCATTTCCGATGAAGTAATTGATATCTACACTTCACTCGGCCTCGAGAATCCTGACATTTCGATTTTGTCCTATGAATTTTTGGAAGAAGTACGAGCCTTGCCCCAGAAGAATTTGGCGGTTGAGCTATTAAATCGATTGCTACAAGGCAAAGTGAAAACGTGCAACGAACGAACTTAGTAAAGGCTCAAAAATTCACGGATATGTTGAACAATGCTATTGGGCCACTTTTAATTTGAACAATCAAATTTTACCCAATTCATCTACAAAGGCTGGCTTTCTCCTATAACTACTCCGAAGTTCATTCACAATTATTTGCTGAAGCTCTTTTCCCACTATATTTTCATAACGTCGAATCATTTGGCATACATCTTGATAGCCTTTGCGATTCGAAGCATGATTGGCCGCCATTTCAATATGCTCTTTATAGATCTGTTGGACCTCTTCTTTGTAGATATCCACCAAATCGCTAGCATACTGTTCAATACAATCTGGATATGCTCGCACAAATTCCATTAATGCATCTGTATCATTTTCTTCCTCAATCAGCCTTTGATACAGCCTTCTCACTTGCCACCCCGAATGCTTTTGTAGCTCTTGCTTTAATTGCATATAAAATTGGTCTGGGTCCTCGGCAAGCGCCTTCAATTCATGATAAAAATCAAAATCCCCATTCATAAAAAGATCCTTTGCTAATAATTTTTGTTCCCTTCTTAGCGATAGCGCTTTGTAGGCAGCATATCTAAATTTCTTCCACTTGGATACTAATCCCGCATATTCCCGGTCAGATTGTTCTCCCGCTGCTGCTAACTCGATAACCCGATTATAATTTTTCTCTACTATGCATCGCTGAATCAATTGTTCCCTAAATGACGAATAATGCAGACGTGCTTGTATAAATTGGTTCGCTTCCTCTGCTGTACCGTATTGATCAATCATTCCAAATAACAGTTGATTCAAGGCTTCATTGTGATAATGTTGAGACGAATTTTCATCAATCAATGATTCAACTTTTCGGCTTAGCGCTTCCCTATTTTCATTACTATCCGCAAAATGTATACAGATTCTTAATAAGATAATTTGATATTCTTCCCATTCCTTAATAGCCGAATGGTCGCATTGTTTGAGAAGTTTCTTAAAAAGTTCTTGCCTCTGCTCAGATTCCGAATCAATCGCATCAACGACCGTCAATTCTATCACTTCTAGTGCATCCTCTACCAACATGCCGATATCACCATTGGAATCATCCGTATATTGAAATGCTTCAATCGCTTCCTCTAGCATTACAAAAGAAAGCTCTAGTGCTACTACTACATCCGCACAGTACTCAATTTGCACGAAGCATTCATCCAATTCTCTCACAAAAGGACTAATGTCCCGGTAAGCAATATAACCTTCTCTTCCCATATATTTATCCACAATCGAACGCAACAAATCTTTAAATTTTTCTAGCTCTTGTCCCGTCACACTTTTCGAATACTTGAGTAGCAAACGACTTTTCAGGATGCTATCTTTTTTCGCTAACTCATCAACAATACTGATTAACTGGTCTTTCGATAAATCGTTCAGCACCTCTGTTAAGCCTCGTTGCTCAAAGTTTTGAGGATTCATTGCCATAGCTCCATTCTTTTTTTAGAATTATGTTTATCATGTATTTCTTCATTCTACATTATCGTATATGATAAAGAAAAGAACAGTCATCCTATCAAAAAAAGGAGTGGTTTAATGATTTATCAATTTAAAGTCAGTTTAAAAGGAATGAGTCCACCCACTTGGAGACGCCTGCAAGTAGAGGGAAACTTGACATTTTACGGTTTTCACCAGGTACTACAGGATGCATTTGACTGGGATGATTACCATCTTCATTCCTTTTCCATGCAAAAACGAAATGGGAAAAAGGTTATTGATATTATAGAACCCCTAAATGAGGAACCTAGCTTCTTTTCATTTCAACGTACACATGATGAACATCTAGAAATTATCAGTGACTGGTTTTTCACAGAGAAGGATCGGGCCTTATATACCTATGATTTCGGTGATGATTGGGAGCATGAAATCAGACTTGAAAAAATTGTGGAGAAAGAAGTGAATACCCAGTATCCCCATTGTGTGAAAGCAATGCGATTGGCACCTGAGGAAGATAGCCGTGGAATGTGGGAAGAAGAGCCTTCATTGGAGGAAGTAGACTGGCGGGAACTTACCCTTGCAGTAAATGAGTCATTTACCCACAATACATACGCTAAGCACACTAAACCAGATGACGGACATAAACCATTCGATTGGCTAACACTCATCAAACAAGCAAAGGCACTAAATGCCACCAAACCGTGGGAAAAGCTTGCGGATGATCAAGTTTTCATTGTAGAGGATACTGAACAGTTCTGTTATTGCTCCATATTAGGTGCTGGCGGGCAAGAGTTCGGTCTAGCTGTTTATCTTGGCGATGAAGGTCTTCAATCTTTGCAAGCAACACTATTGGGAGAATCGTATCCAGATATTTTCTTACAGCAACGAAGTTTGTTATTGGCTTTTGTTGATCGGGATGAGTTGGAAAATGACGATTATCAATTTCTAAATCGACTAGGTTTATCATTTCGTGGGTCTAAACAGTGGGTCCAGTTCAGAAGTTTGGTGCCTGGCAAATCCCCATGGTTGCTAGATGAAGAAGAAGGACGCATATTGCAGCTTGTCCTTGAACAAACAATTGCGATGTTGAGGGAAGTTGAAAAAGGGCTCTTCATTCCCCCCTTCACGGACGGGAAAGAATTTTTTGGACGAGTAATAGCTGATAATGATCCAACTGTATGGCAAACTGCTCATATGGCAGCCTTTCAAAATAAGCAATCTTCTGAAAGCAGAATGGATGTCGAACTTCATGTAAGTGAAATTGATATGAAGCGTCTCACAAAAAGGCAAACAAACGACAGCCACATTCTTTTAGACCTATTCATGCTTGACTTACCAGTGCAAGATGCGCCAGGCAACCGTCCCTATTTTCCTTATATGCTTGTGGCATTGGATGAGCAAAGCGGCGCCGTGGTCTTTCAAACGGTTGTCACTGCAGATAATATTGAAGAAAAAGTCCAGTCGATATTCGTCCAAATGATTGAAGAGTTACGAGTCCTTCCAGGAACGATGACATTAAAAGCCCAGATAGCACAACAGTTGGCACCAGTAATCAAACGACTTCCAATTTTAGTGAATGAAGTTAAAGTAATACCACAAATTGATACATTGCGAGATTTGTTGCGGGATATACCGAGGTGAATATAAATGCGAATGTGATAAGAGTATGAATAATTGAAGACAGCAAACTCTATTCTGAATTTTAAATTTGGAATGGAGTTTGCTGTCTTTATTTAGATTTAAGCTGTTAATCGCAACATTTCTTATACTTTCCCCCACTACTGCAAGGACAAGGATCATTTCTGAACCTTCTTCTACACTTGCCGTATTTTTTTGTGTCCGAACACAAGTGGTAACCATACTGGCAAAGGAAATGAATGATTCCTACAAAGCAGGCGAAGCATCGGGGTTAATCAAAGAAGAAGTGGCTTTCTACGATGCCTTGGCCTCACATGATACGGCTGAACAAGTATTAGGTGACGACGACATCTTGAAAGTGATTGCGCATGAGCTAACGAAGGCGATTAATGACAATATGAGCATCGACTGGAATTTACGCGATTCCGTGAGAGCCAAGATGAGGATTACAGTTCGGAGGCTGCTGAAGAAGTACGTCTATCCACCTGATTTGCAGAAGTTGGCGGTGGATACGGTGGTGAAGCAGGCGGAGTTGATGGCTGGTGGGATGGAAGTTTAGAACTTTATAGGATTGATTTAAGGCCCTGGTGTTCAGAAATGGATGCTGGGGTTATTGTAATTAGTTAAGTAGACCAATTGTTTTGATTTATTGGTATAAACAGTATGATTTGTGATAGAATTGAGTTGAGAATATACGTTCCTTTGATACAGTCTGTTTTCTATTAAATTATCCAGTAGGCTGAAGAGAAGATTTTAAAATCAGCAACGATTGAAGGGGGATTTTATGCGGATTTTGAGTGCTATCTATTTGGATAAGGATGGAGTAACACAAGAGATTCATCCTAGAGAGATAACAGCTCGTATTTATGAGAATGAGCTAAAAGGAAAACTATACTGCCCAACAGAAAATTGCCCAGCTAAAATTAGCTTTAGTAGTGGGAGAACAGCACATTTTAGAACTTGGAGATTTGACGAACATTCGAGAGATTGTTTGTTTTATTTTGATAGGATACCTATGAGTTTAGGCAGGAACACAACGAATATAATTAGTGTTGAAATTACTTATAACTCAACTTTCGCAGGGCGAAATCGGCAAATAAGCCTTGATGTAACTAGGTAAACCAGCCATCCATTGCTGTAGTTGATTTTCGACTAGCTTTTTGAGTTTGGAATTGGTCTGTTTCAGGACATCTTGAAAAAGCTCGATCAATTGCTGTAAAGCCACAGCCCAATCTAGTTCATTGACTTCATCACATAATTCATAAAAAAGCCCACCTAATGTCCGTTCATCGGTGTTGCAGCGGTTTTGCCAAGCCAGTACGATATAGCGAGAAAATACAATCGTTGTATGGCTAATCAAGCTATCATATGAACGACCTTGAAACTCTTTTTGGAGTTTCAAAAGAGATTTAGTCGTCTTAAAAAACACCTCAATATCCCAGCGCATGCCGTAAATTCGCACAATTTCTTGTTCGGAAAGCGTACAGTCGGTACTGAGAATGGCGAGCCATTCGCTTTTCTTATTTCGATTTTGAATGAATATAATTTTTATAGGTGTCCCGTTCGACATGACACAATGAATGGAACGAAGGATGCTCTTTTTATCTTGAACGGGCTGCGCTAGATGATAAAGCTTCTTTAAATCAACCAGCTGACCCGCCACGGAATAGCGCTGTTTCGTTGCTTTTACCATGCCGATGACATCAATCCCTTGGTCAACAATTCCTTTGATAAGAGGTGGCATTGTAAACCAAGAATCCATCAAGACATAACTTGCGTCAATTCCACTCGAAAGCGCACGCTGAATCATAGCTGGAATTTGTTCAGGAGCCGTTTGTAACGCATTTACACGGCGTTTATAGCCAGATGTACGCTTATCGATATCCGCTTGAATTCCATTTATTTGAGAGTTTTTCGAGCTGAGTAAAGAAAAATCAACCGGCATAAACGTGTAGCCATCTGACCAGCCCAATGTAAGCATTCGGAAACCTTTGTAAAAACGCATTTTTGGTGAGGCGTGATCAAAACAGCGAGCGAGAAGCTCTACCTTTTTACTGCGATTTCGATCAAAAGATGAGTCATCAATAATAAACACCTTTGGACGAGTTTGGTCCGTGAGGTGTCCCACTTTTTGAATCGTAGAGGCACTGAAAGCTAGTAAAAACCGTCGCCAATTGAACGTGGATTGATTTAAGAATCGGTACACGGCATCTTTAGCTGGATAGCGCTCCGCTTTCTTTGATTCTAAAAGAGAAAACCAATTTCTATGTTGGAAAATCAAACAAAAGACAATTTGAAATAGGTATGAAGAGCTGAAACCCACTGACTTTTGAATGCCGGCATTACGCAAGTGTTTGAAAATCTCTAGCTCTGAGAAAACAGAGCGAAGTTCTTTAGGTAGTTGATTATTATCATGGTTATGATCTATCATATTAGTAGGCACCTCTTCTATGTGGTAGTGATTTCTCGATAATCTCACTATACCAAAAGAATGAGGTGTTTTTTTCATTTATGAAATTGTCAATGGACCTATTGATTAGGCCATAAAACTAGTTCAACCAACTGATCACACTGTTTTATTAGGTGCGAAAGTTGAGTTATAATAGAAGACAAAATGCTTTGCAAGATGCTTTTGTACAAATGAATTTATCCGAAGAAGAAAAGGAAATTCGACAGAAGAATAGGGCTGCTACTGGAGCAAGAAAAAAAGAGAGAGCAGTTACAAATGCCAAAAGGAACGCGTCTTCAATTCAAATGGTTTTGTTTGATGGTGATCTCTATGAAGATGAACTTCTTCATAGGAGAAGGAATATTTCCAAACGGTTCGTTGATGAAATAACGCCAATAGATATTGGTGAAATCCGCTTGATAATGGGTAATGTGAAAAGTATTCGGCAACTTGGAGAAGTAGCGGAAATAGTTATTGAAAATAATAAAGAAACAATAACGGTAGTTTTTGAAGAAGCCTTTACCGCTGAACGATTAAACAGCAGTTATCTAAGGAATTTTTGGTCCATAGAACGTTTAGTTGACCAACAAGGACAAGTTCAATTCACCGGCATTGGGGATGTGCGTGAAAATGTAAGAATGAATAGATTAGAATTGGCGATATACATGGGAAGTGATTTTCGAGTTAATAATTGGGATATGTTTGTGTTGGCGGCTCGGTTTGCGAGAGAGGATTTTGAGAAAAGGTAGATAAAAGAAAGGGAGAGGAAGAGCTTGTCAATTAGTATGTTACTTAGCCAGATAAAAAGTTTGGAAACCGGTATTACTAGTATCAATAAGAAAATAGATACACAAAAATTAAAAGAAGCAACAGCAATTGAGAAGATAGCGAAGGCGCAGAAAAAGTCGATTGGAGCAAAAACTATATCAACAATAAGCTCCGCTCAGAGAGAATATCAATCGGCATCTAAGGAACTGACAAGTGCACAAGCAGAACAAGTTAAATTATCCAAACAACTGGTTGATAAATCTAAAGGGCTGACTAATAAACAGAGTGACTTGATGAAAGCACAAGCAAAAGAACGGGAACAGCATCAAAAAGCAATTGAAAAACTTCAGCAAGAGGCTCTTGCAACCCAAAAAACACAAATTCAAGAAATAATAAAAGTGGGTACAAAAAATACTTATTTAGATAAGAAATATGATGTGTTTATTTCGCATGCATCTGAAGACAAGGGTGACTTTGTAGAACCTTTAGCTAGAGCTTTACAAGAGGCAGGTATTGATACTTGGTATGATTCTGATCAGATTGGATGGGGCCAAAGTATTCGCCAAAGTATTGATAAAGGTTTAATTAACTCACGCTTTTGTTTGATTGTGTTATCACAAAGTTTTTTAAAGAAGTATTGGACGAATTATGAGTTGAACGGTATTTTCCAAAAGGATGAGATTACTGATGGTTCAGTTATATTACCAATATGGCATAATGTCACACGTGATGAAATTCAAAAACTAAATTTAACTTTGACAGATATGTTAGCAATGAACACTGCTATACATTCAACTGAAGATATTGTGGAGTCTTTAAAAGAGTTGGTTGATGCTCTTAAATGAGAAAGTGGAAATGCAAGGCGGTTATGTAATTTTGATTTGAATCGGA comes from Sporosarcina sp. FSL K6-3457 and encodes:
- a CDS encoding Rpn family recombination-promoting nuclease/putative transposase, whose amino-acid sequence is MVVTWVREEKTQYDGNSVDQDGLWKKVIGELFEEFLLFFAPELHTRVDFSVEPDFLDKELFQEIVDKKKGRRFADRLAKVHLNDGKEQWILIHIEVQSKKETDFPERMFQYFYRIYDRYQEKIVAIAVHTSFNQSDIPERFEYDYFGTQLHYSYRNYRTEAYPDNELEQSDNLFSQIILAAKALHQTKDEDHQRFLFKRKLMRELIRNQNYSRTAVQAVFHFIDYLLQLPEAYTKRLSEEIRPMIREETELMELYNKENASPTILNAFDLELEKGIERGIEFEKRDITKKLILKNMALETIAEITELTLEQVKEIQKTLN
- a CDS encoding IS4 family transposase, with translation MIDHNHDNNQLPKELRSVFSELEIFKHLRNAGIQKSVGFSSSYLFQIVFCLIFQHRNWFSLLESKKAERYPAKDAVYRFLNQSTFNWRRFLLAFSASTIQKVGHLTDQTRPKVFIIDDSSFDRNRSKKVELLARCFDHASPKMRFYKGFRMLTLGWSDGYTFMPVDFSLLSSKNSQINGIQADIDKRTSGYKRRVNALQTAPEQIPAMIQRALSSGIDASYVLMDSWFTMPPLIKGIVDQGIDVIGMVKATKQRYSVAGQLVDLKKLYHLAQPVQDKKSILRSIHCVMSNGTPIKIIFIQNRNKKSEWLAILSTDCTLSEQEIVRIYGMRWDIEVFFKTTKSLLKLQKEFQGRSYDSLISHTTIVFSRYIVLAWQNRCNTDERTLGGLFYELCDEVNELDWAVALQQLIELFQDVLKQTNSKLKKLVENQLQQWMAGLPSYIKAYLPISPCES
- a CDS encoding TIR domain-containing protein, with the translated sequence MSISMLLSQIKSLETGITSINKKIDTQKLKEATAIEKIAKAQKKSIGAKTISTISSAQREYQSASKELTSAQAEQVKLSKQLVDKSKGLTNKQSDLMKAQAKEREQHQKAIEKLQQEALATQKTQIQEIIKVGTKNTYLDKKYDVFISHASEDKGDFVEPLARALQEAGIDTWYDSDQIGWGQSIRQSIDKGLINSRFCLIVLSQSFLKKYWTNYELNGIFQKDEITDGSVILPIWHNVTRDEIQKLNLTLTDMLAMNTAIHSTEDIVESLKELVDALK
- a CDS encoding plasmid pRiA4b ORF-3 family protein, whose product is MIYQFKVSLKGMSPPTWRRLQVEGNLTFYGFHQVLQDAFDWDDYHLHSFSMQKRNGKKVIDIIEPLNEEPSFFSFQRTHDEHLEIISDWFFTEKDRALYTYDFGDDWEHEIRLEKIVEKEVNTQYPHCVKAMRLAPEEDSRGMWEEEPSLEEVDWRELTLAVNESFTHNTYAKHTKPDDGHKPFDWLTLIKQAKALNATKPWEKLADDQVFIVEDTEQFCYCSILGAGGQEFGLAVYLGDEGLQSLQATLLGESYPDIFLQQRSLLLAFVDRDELENDDYQFLNRLGLSFRGSKQWVQFRSLVPGKSPWLLDEEEGRILQLVLEQTIAMLREVEKGLFIPPFTDGKEFFGRVIADNDPTVWQTAHMAAFQNKQSSESRMDVELHVSEIDMKRLTKRQTNDSHILLDLFMLDLPVQDAPGNRPYFPYMLVALDEQSGAVVFQTVVTADNIEEKVQSIFVQMIEELRVLPGTMTLKAQIAQQLAPVIKRLPILVNEVKVIPQIDTLRDLLRDIPR
- a CDS encoding SEC-C metal-binding domain-containing protein, encoding MCSDTKKYGKCRRRFRNDPCPCSSGGKYKKCCD
- a CDS encoding YdbC family protein, whose translation is MAEIKFDIIKKIAVLSEGNKGWKKELNLISWNDRDPVYDIRDWSEDHKKMGKGSTYTLGELQVLKDSLLELTELE